A genomic stretch from Arachis stenosperma cultivar V10309 chromosome 3, arast.V10309.gnm1.PFL2, whole genome shotgun sequence includes:
- the LOC130970427 gene encoding glutathione transferase GST 23-like, whose protein sequence is MGSEDVKVLCFWASPFSIRVEWALKLKGVDYEYIEQDVFNKSTLLLELNPIHKKVPVLVHASKPILESFVILEYIDETWKQHPLMPQDPYQRAHARFWANFAENKLLYASFIAMVATGDDTEKALNVARDSVEKIEQEIKGKKFFGGDNIGYLDIALGWISYWIPVYEEVGSMQILDPLRFPAINAWMTNFLNHPVIKDRLPPRDDMVAYFHTRKKIVSPTYHDLMKYL, encoded by the exons ATGGGAAGCGAAGATGTGAAGGTGCTGTGCTTTTGGGCGAGTCCATTTTCCATACGCGTTGAATGGGCTCTGAAACTGAAGGGTGTTGATTATGAGTACATAGAACAAGATGTATTCAACAAGAGCACCCTTCTTCTTGAGCTGAACCCCATTCACAAGAAGGTTCCGGTTCTTGTTCATGCCAGCAAACCAATACTTGAGTCATTTGTCATCCTTGAATACATCGATGAAACATGGAAGCAGCATCCATTGATGCCTCAGGATCCTTATCAAAGAGCTCATGCTCGCTTTTGGGCTAATTTTGCTGAAAATAAG CTATTATATGCTTCATTCATTGCCATGGTCGCGACTGGGGATGACACCGAAAAGGCTCTGAATGTAGCAAGAGACTCTGTAGAAAAGATAGAACAAGAGATTAAGGGGAAGAAATTCTTTGGAGGAGACAACATCGGATACCTTGACATTGCACTTGGATGGATATCTTACTGGATCCCTGTTTATGAGGAGGTTGGATCAATGCAGATATTAGATCCTTTGAGATTCCCAGCCATCAACGCATGGATGACCAATTTCCTCAACCACCCTGTGATCAAGGACAGATTGCCCCCTAGAGATGACATGGTTGCTTACTTCCACACTCGCAAGAAGATTGTGTCTCCTACTTACCATGACTTGATGAAGTATCTTTGA
- the LOC130969809 gene encoding protein GRAVITROPIC IN THE LIGHT 1-like — METIKPKSALKSKRFGKTFQKVISLRSSATKIASSNGICILNPNNIKDNKGARNRAVMEALVARLFAGVTTIKAAYAELQMAQHPYNNDSIQAADQAVVDELRAISELKRSFIKRELDLSPQITIMLAEVQEQQSLMKTYEITIKKLQAEVDNKERNISSLKKHLHDCVSFNKSLEKKLNSSGSFSIFDNLKLSALNPTHFLHFLHHALRSIRSFVKMMIREMENAHWDLEAAVNFIHPNAVFTKPSHKCFAFESFVSITIFEGFNYPNFNVQNDQSVRHHNKNQSLYFEKFKKLKSLNPKQYLTHNPNSSFAKFLKAKYLQVVHAKMECSLFGNLNQRKMVNSGGYPESPFFTAFAEMAWRVWSLQCLALSFEEEVSIFQVKKNARFCEVYMECVTEDAVSGSCSSGESCDDSDSGELRVGFTVVPGFKMGKTVIQSQVYVSLVGSSSSPATS, encoded by the coding sequence ATGGAAACCATAAAGCCAAAATCAGCATTGAAGAGCAAGAGATTCGGCAAGACATTCCAGAAAGTAATTAGCCTGAGAAGCAGCGCAACAAAAATCGCTTCAAGCAATGGAATCTGCATCCTCAACCCTAACAACATCAAAGACAACAAAGGAGCTCGGAACAGGGCAGTTATGGAGGCGCTGGTGGCGAGGCTCTTCGCAGGAGTGACTACCATTAAAGCAGCATACGCAGAGCTTCAAATGGCTCAGCACCCTTACAACAACGATTCAATACAAGCCGCTGACCAAGCCGTTGTGGATGAACTCAGAGCCATCTCAGAACTCAAACGCAGCTTCATCAAAAGAGAGTTGGATCTCTCTCCACAAATCACCATCATGCTCGCAGAGGTTCAAGAACAACAGAGCCTCATGAAGACCTACGAGATCACCATCAAGAAGCTCCAAGCTGAGGTTGACAACAAAGAACGCAACATCTCATCGCTCAAGAAACACCTCCACGACTGCGTTTCCTTCAACAAATCCTTAGAGAAGAAGCTCAACTCCAGCGGCTCCTTCTCCATCTTCGACAACCTTAAACTCTCCGCGCTCAACCCAACGCATTTCCTCCACTTTCTTCACCACGCGTTGAGATCTATAAGGAGCTTCGTTAAGATGATGATAAGGGAAATGGAGAACGCTCATTGGGACCTCGAAGCAGCCGTCAATTTCATCCATCCAAACGCGGTCTTCACGAAACCAAGCCACAAGTGCTTCGCCTTTGAGTCCTTCGTTTCCATAACAATCTTCGAAGGCTTCAACTACCCAAACTTCAATGTCCAAAACGACCAAAGCGTTCGCCACCACAACAAAAACCAGAGCCTCTACTTTGAAAAGTTCAAGAAGCTGAAATCACTGAACCCGAAGCAGTACCTAACCCACAACCCGAACTCTTCCTTCGCCAAGTTCTTAAAAGCGAAGTACCTGCAGGTGGTTCATGCGAAGATGGAGTGTTCCTTGTTCGGGAACCTGAACCAGAGGAAGATGGTGAACTCAGGAGGGTACCCTGAGTCTCCCTTCTTCACGGCGTTCGCTGAGATGGCGTGGCGCGTGTGGAGCTTGCAGTGTTTGGCGTTGTCGTTCGAGGAAGAAGTGAGCATCTTCCAGGTGAAGAAGAACGCGAGATTCTGTGAGGTGTACATGGAATGCGTGACGGAGGATGCAGTTTCGGGTTCTTGTTCTTCAGGGGAATCATGTGATGATTCAGATTCAGGGGAACTTAGGGTGGGGTTCACGGTGGTGCCGGGGTTCAAGATGGGTAAAACCGTCATTCAGAGTCAGGTTTACGTGTCTCTGGtcggttcttcttcttctccggcGACTTCCTGA
- the LOC130970429 gene encoding glutathione transferase GST 23-like, with product MGSEDVKLFNFHASPFGQRVIWALKLKGVDYECIEEDIFNKSNLLLELNPVHKKVPVLVHRNKPIAESLVILEYIDDTWKQYPLMPQNPYQRAHARFWANFAEQKLLVAARIARLSSGEEQGKAVNEAREAMEKIEEEIKGKKFFGGDKIGYLDIVIGWISYWIPVWEEVASMKILDPLKFPAINAWITNFLSHPTINDTLPQRDKMVVYYHSRRKEVSPS from the exons ATGGGAAGCGAAGATGTGAAGCTGTTCAACTTTCATGCGAGTCCATTTGGTCAGAGGGTGATTTGGGCTCTGAAACTAAAGGGTGTTGATTATGAGTGCATAGAAGAAGACATCTTCAACAAGAGCAACCTCCTCCTTGAGCTGAACCCCGTTCACAAGAAGGTGCCTGTTCTTGTTCATCGCAACAAACCAATTGCAGAATCACTTGTGATCCTTGAATACATCGATGATACATGGAAGCAGTATCCGTTGATGCCTCAGAATCCTTATCAAAGAGCTCATGCTCGCTTTTGGGCTAATTTTGCCGAACAAAAG CTTTTGGTGGCTGCGCGGATCGCAAGGCTTAGTAGCGGGGAAGAACAGGGAAAGGCTGTGAATGAGGCAAGGGAAGCAATGgagaagatagaagaagaaatTAAGGGGAAGAAATTCTTTGGAGGGGACAAGATAGGTTACCTTGACATTGTAATTGGATGGATCTCTTACTGGATTCCTGTTTGGGAGGAAGTTGCATCAATGAAGATATTAGACCCGTTGAAATTTCCAGCCattaatgcatggatcaccaattTCCTCAGCCACCCTACCATCAACGACACTCTGCCCCAAAGAGACAAAATGGTTGTTTACTACCACAGTCGCAGAAAGGAAGTGTCTCCATCTTGA
- the LOC130970428 gene encoding glutathione transferase GST 23-like encodes MGSKDVKLLNFWVSPFGKRVEWALKLKGVEYEYIEEDICNKSNLLLELNPVHKKVPVLVHGNKAIAESFVILEYIDETWKQYPLMPHDPYERAHARFWATSAQQKLGKEGSWTALVKSGEEKEKALNTASEVLEKLEEEIKGKKFFGGDNIGYLDIALGWISYIIPIWEEVGSIQIIDRLKFPAINEWMTNFLNHPVVKDSLPPRDKALDYYHLSVKKHTPN; translated from the exons ATGGGAAGCAAAGATGTGAAGTTGTTGAACTTTTGGGTGAGTCCGTTCGGTAAAAGAGTTGAGTGGGCACTGAAACTGAAGGGTGTGGAATATGAATACATAGAAGAAGATATATGCAACAAGAGCAACCTCCTTCTTGAGCTGAACCCGGTTCACAAGAAGGTTCCAGTTCTTGTTCATGGCAACAAGGCAATCGCGGAGTCATTTGTGATCCTCGAATACATCGATGAAACATGGAAGCAGTATCCATTGATGCCTCACGATCCTTATGAAAGGGCTCATGCTCGCTTTTGGGCTACGTCTGCTCAACAAAAG CTTGGGAAGGAAGGCTCATGGACTGCGCTGGTTAAGAGcggagaagaaaaggaaaaggctCTGAATACAGCCTCAGAGGTACTTGAGAAGTTAGAGGAAGAGATTAAGGGTAAGAAATTCTTTGGAGGGGACAACATTGGATACCTCGACATTGCACTTGGATGGATCTCTTACATTATTCCCATCTGGGAGGAAGTTGGGTCAATACAAATAATTGATCGTCTGAAATTCCCAGCCATCAATGAATGGATGACCAATTTCCTCAACCACCCTGTGGTCAAGGACTCCTTGCCCCCAAGAGACAAGGCCCTTGATTACTACCATCTCTCAGTAAAGAAACATACTCCTAATTAA
- the LOC130968538 gene encoding probable glutathione S-transferase, translating into MGSQKEEVKLISFLCSPVCRRVEWGLRLKGIDYEYIEEDIFNKSNLLLELNPVHKKVPVLVHGNKAIAESLVILEYMDETWKQYPLLPQDPYERALVRFWIKFADEKVMYGGYVAMISIGEEQEKRVDEVRKGMDKLEELIKGKRFFGGDRIGFLDIALGWITYLLPVWEEVGSTKILDPLKCPAISAWVNNILNHPLLNDCLPPKDDLLAYNHRRRKQFNPSLYH; encoded by the exons ATGGGAAGCCAAAAGGAGGAGGTGAAGCTTATAAGCTTTTTGTGTAGTCCAGTTTGTCGCAGAGTTGAATGGGGTCTGAGACTGAAGGGTATTGATTACGAGTACATAGAAGAAGACATCTTCAACAAGAGCAACCTCCTTTTGGAGCTGAACCCTGTCCACAAAAAGGTTCCTGTTCTTGTTCATGGTAACAAGGCAATTGCCGAGTCCCTCGTCATCCTCGAATACATGGATGAAACATGGAAGCAATATCCACTTCTGCCTCAAGATCCTTATGAAAGAGCTCTTGTACGTTTTTGGATCAAGTTTGCCGATGAAAAG GTTATGTACGGTGGATATGTTGCAATGATATCGATCGGGGAGGAGCAGGAAAAGAGAGTggatgaggtgaggaaaggaaTGGACAAGTTAGAAGAACTTATCAAAGGGAAGAGATTCTTTGGAGGTGACAGGATTGGATTCCTTGACATAGCGCTTGGATGGATCACATACTTGCTCCCTGTTTGGGAGGAGGTTGGGTCTACGAAGATTCTGGATCCACTCAAGTGTCCTGCCATCTCTGCTTGGGTCAACAACATTCTCAACCACCCTCTCCTCAACGACTGCCTCCCCCCTAAGGATGACTTGCTTGCTTATAACCACCGTCGCAGAAAGCAGTTCAATCCTTCTCTTTATCATTAA
- the LOC130967574 gene encoding probable glutathione S-transferase yields MSYMIVKDEKGIIEVKWQIWRKTMERREDVKLFNFHASPFGQRVIWALKLKGVDYECIEEDIFNKSNLLLELNPVHKKVPVLVHCNKPIAESLVILEYIDETWKQYPLMPQNPYQRAHARFWANFAEHKLLDAAWMAMRSSGEEQEKAVNEAREAVEKIEEEIKGKRFFGRDNIGFLDIAIGWISYWIPVWEEVGSMKILDPLKFPAINAWITNFLSHPTINDTLPQRDNMIVYYHSRRKEVSPF; encoded by the exons ATGTCCTATATGATAGTGAAAGATGAGAAGGGAATAATTGAAGTAAAGTGGCAGATTTGGAGGAAGACGATGGAAAGAAGAGAAGACGTGAAGCTGTTCAACTTTCATGCGAGTCCATTTGGTCAGAGGGTGATTTGGGCTCTGAAACTAAAGGGTGTTGATTATGAGTGCATAGAAGAAGACATCTTCAACAAGAGCAACCTCCTTCTCGAGCTGAACCCCGTTCACAAGAAGGTGCCTGTTCTTGTTCATTGCAACAAACCAATTGCAGAATCACTTGTAATCCTTGAATACATCGATGAAACATGGAAGCAGTATCCGTTGATGCCTCAGAATCCTTATCAAAGAGCTCATGCTCGCTTTTGGGCTAATTTTGCTGAACATAAG CTTTTGGATGCTGCGTGGATGGCAATGCGTAGTAGCGGGGAAGAACAAGAAAAGGCTGTGAATGAGGCAAGAGAAGCAGTGgagaagatagaagaagaaatTAAGGGAAAGAGATTCTTTGGAAGGGACAACATCGGTTTCCTTGACATTGCAATTGGATGGATTTCTTACTGGATTCCTGTTTGGGAGGAAGTTGGATCAATGAAGATATTAGACCCTTTGAAATTCCCAGCCATCAATGCATGGATTACCAATTTCCTCAGCCACCCTACCATCAACGATACTCTGCCTCAAAGAGACAACATGATTGTTTACTACCACAGTCGCAGAAAGGAAGTGTCTCCATTTTGA
- the LOC130968537 gene encoding glutathione transferase GST 23-like, translated as MNYRFLHIYIQAEKVHIERNKIECKTKKMGSKDVKLVSYWVSPFGKRAEWALKLKGVEYEYIEEDIYNKSNLLLELNPVHKKVPVLVHGNKAIAESFVILEYIDETWKQYPLMPHDPYQRAHARFWAISAEQKVGEGSWIALIKSGEEKEKALDTASEVLEKIEEEIKGKKFFGGDNIGYLDIALGWIPCIIPLWEEVGSMQIIDPLKLPAMNEWMTNFLNHPVVKDSLPPRDKALDYFHSLKKKNAPN; from the exons ATGAATTATAGGTTtcttcatatatatatacaagcaGAAAAGGTGCACATAGAAAGGAACAAAATAGAGtgcaaaacaaagaaaatgggAAGCAAAGATGTGAAGTTGGTGAGCTATTGGGTGAGTCCGTTCGGTAAAAGAGCTGAGTGGGCATTGAAACTGAAGGGTGTGGAATATGAGTACATAGAAGAAGATATATACAACAAGAGCAACCTTCTTCTTGAGCTGAACCCGGTTCACAAGAAGGTTCCAGTTCTTGTACATGGCAACAAGGCAATCGCGGAATCATTTGTGATCCTTGAATACATCGATGAAACATGGAAGCAGTATCCATTGATGCCTCACGATCCTTATCAAAGAGCTCATGCTCGCTTTTGGGCTATTTCTGCTGAACAAAAG GTTGGGGAAGGCTCATGGATTGCACTGATTAAAAGcggagaagaaaaggaaaaggctCTGGATACAGCCTCAGAGGTACTTGAGAAGATAGAGGAAGAGATCAAGGGTAAGAAATTCTTTGGAGGGGACAACATTGGATACCTCGACATTGCACTTGGATGGATCCCTTGCATTATTCCCCTTTGGGAGGAAGTTGGGTCAATGCAAATAATTGACCCTCTGAAGTTGCCAGCCATGAATGAATGGATGACTAATTTCCTCAACCACCCTGTTGTCAAGGACTCTTTGCCCCCAAGAGACAAGGCCCTTGATTACTTCCACTCtctcaaaaagaaaaatgctccTAATTAA